One Cedecea neteri DNA segment encodes these proteins:
- the fliN gene encoding flagellar motor switch protein FliN has product MSDINQPSDDNAGSVDDLWADALNEQKSSGKSTADNVFRALEGNDIAGNVQDIDLIMDIPVKLTVELGRTRMTIKELLRLTQGSVVALDGLAGEPLDILINGYLIAQGEVVVVADKYGVRITDIITPSERMRRLSR; this is encoded by the coding sequence ATGAGTGATATTAATCAACCGTCCGATGACAATGCAGGCTCAGTGGACGATCTGTGGGCTGATGCGTTAAACGAGCAGAAAAGTTCCGGGAAAAGTACCGCGGATAACGTATTCCGTGCGCTGGAAGGTAATGATATTGCCGGCAACGTGCAGGATATCGACCTGATCATGGACATTCCGGTCAAGCTGACCGTTGAACTGGGCCGTACCCGCATGACCATCAAAGAGCTGCTGCGTCTGACGCAGGGTTCCGTGGTCGCGCTTGACGGGCTGGCCGGTGAGCCGCTGGATATTCTGATCAACGGTTACCTGATTGCTCAGGGTGAAGTGGTGGTTGTCGCCGACAAATACGGCGTGCGTATTACCGACATCATCACTCCATCAGAACGTATGCGTCGCCTGAGCCGCTAA
- the fliO gene encoding flagellar biosynthetic protein FliO produces MTTQATVTQPSVNASSPLVQVSGALAGIVIFILVAAWLAKRFGFHGAGVGVKKSLNISASVSVGPRERVVVVDVEDARLVLGVTASQITHLHTLPPAPVTETVEKSPAPADFQKLMKNLLKRNGKD; encoded by the coding sequence ATGACAACCCAGGCCACCGTCACTCAGCCGAGCGTCAACGCCAGCTCACCGCTCGTTCAGGTGAGCGGCGCCCTGGCTGGCATTGTTATTTTTATTCTGGTGGCCGCCTGGCTGGCAAAGCGCTTTGGGTTTCACGGCGCGGGCGTCGGCGTAAAGAAGTCGCTGAACATTAGCGCCAGCGTAAGCGTAGGCCCGCGCGAGCGTGTGGTCGTAGTCGACGTCGAGGATGCCCGCCTGGTCCTCGGTGTCACCGCCAGTCAAATCACGCACCTGCACACGCTGCCTCCGGCGCCGGTCACGGAGACGGTTGAAAAATCGCCTGCCCCTGCCGATTTCCAGAAACTGATGAAGAACCTGCTTAAACGTAACGGGAAAGATTGA
- the fliP gene encoding flagellar type III secretion system pore protein FliP (The bacterial flagellar biogenesis protein FliP forms a type III secretion system (T3SS)-type pore required for flagellar assembly.) — MKRLLTLSLPGLFLLLPAAAFAQLPGLISQPLANGGQSWSLPVQTLVFITSLTFLPAILLMMTSFTRIIIVFGLLRNALGTPSAPPNQVLVGLALFLTFFIMSPVFDKIYTDAYQPFSEDKISMEVAMDKGAQPLREFMLRQTREADLALFARLANTQPLQGPEAVPMRILLPAYVTSELKTAFQIGFTVFIPFLIIDLVIASVLMALGMMMVPPATIALPFKLMLFVLVDGWQLLVGSLAQSFYS, encoded by the coding sequence ATGAAACGTTTGCTGACGCTCTCGTTACCGGGCCTATTTTTGCTCCTCCCTGCGGCCGCCTTTGCACAATTACCGGGCCTGATAAGCCAGCCCCTCGCCAACGGCGGGCAGAGCTGGTCCTTGCCGGTGCAGACGCTGGTCTTTATTACCTCTCTGACCTTCCTGCCGGCCATTTTGCTGATGATGACCAGCTTTACGCGCATCATTATCGTTTTTGGCCTGCTGCGTAATGCCCTCGGCACGCCGTCCGCCCCGCCTAACCAGGTGCTGGTTGGCCTGGCGCTGTTTTTGACCTTTTTCATTATGTCGCCGGTGTTCGACAAGATTTATACCGACGCCTACCAGCCCTTTAGCGAAGACAAGATCTCGATGGAAGTGGCGATGGATAAAGGCGCTCAGCCGCTGCGCGAATTTATGCTACGCCAGACACGTGAAGCCGATCTGGCCCTGTTTGCGCGCCTGGCGAATACTCAGCCGCTGCAGGGGCCGGAAGCCGTGCCGATGCGCATCCTGCTGCCGGCCTATGTCACCAGCGAGTTGAAAACCGCATTCCAGATTGGTTTTACCGTATTTATCCCGTTCCTGATTATCGACCTCGTGATCGCCAGCGTCCTGATGGCGCTCGGGATGATGATGGTTCCCCCCGCGACAATTGCCCTGCCCTTTAAGCTGATGCTTTTCGTGCTGGTCGACGGCTGGCAGCTGTTGGTGGGTTCATTGGCGCAAAGTTTTTACAGCTAG
- the fliQ gene encoding flagellar biosynthesis protein FliQ — MTPESVMMMGTEAMKVALALAAPLLLVALISGLVISLLQAATQINEMTLSFIPKILAVFVTIVVAGPWMLNLLLDYMRSLLTNLPNTIG, encoded by the coding sequence ATGACGCCAGAATCGGTCATGATGATGGGCACCGAAGCGATGAAGGTGGCCCTTGCCCTTGCGGCCCCGCTGCTGCTGGTTGCGCTAATAAGCGGTCTGGTCATTAGCCTGCTGCAGGCGGCGACGCAGATCAACGAAATGACGCTGTCGTTTATTCCAAAAATTCTGGCCGTGTTTGTGACCATCGTCGTTGCCGGGCCGTGGATGCTTAACCTGCTGCTGGATTACATGCGTTCCCTGCTGACCAATCTGCCGAACACGATTGGATGA
- the fliR gene encoding flagellar biosynthetic protein FliR, translating into MIHVDSTQWLNWLSLYFWPLLRVLALIMTAPILSERSIPKRVKLGLGLMITFIIAPSLPATGVTIFSAAGFWLAIQQILIGVALGFTMQFAFAAVRTAGEIVGLQMGLSFATFFDPGSRLNMPVLARFLDILAMLLFLTFNGHLWLISMLVDTFHTLPIGGDPINSNAFMALTRAGGLIFLNGLMLALPLITLLLTLNIALGLLNRMAPQLSVFVIGFPVTLSIGMLIFMVMMPLIAPFTEHLFGEIFDLLADIVSEIPAN; encoded by the coding sequence ATGATCCACGTTGACAGCACCCAGTGGCTTAACTGGCTGAGCCTCTATTTTTGGCCATTGCTGCGCGTGTTGGCGCTGATCATGACCGCCCCCATTCTGAGCGAGCGGTCGATTCCGAAACGGGTCAAGCTCGGGCTGGGGCTGATGATCACTTTCATCATCGCCCCTTCTCTACCGGCAACCGGAGTGACAATCTTTTCCGCCGCCGGTTTCTGGCTGGCAATACAACAAATTCTTATCGGTGTCGCGCTGGGCTTTACGATGCAGTTCGCGTTTGCTGCCGTGCGTACCGCCGGAGAAATTGTGGGCCTGCAGATGGGGCTTTCTTTCGCGACCTTCTTCGATCCCGGCAGCCGCCTCAATATGCCGGTACTGGCCCGTTTTCTTGATATTCTGGCGATGCTGCTGTTTCTGACCTTTAACGGCCATTTATGGCTGATTTCGATGCTGGTCGATACTTTTCATACCCTGCCCATCGGCGGCGACCCGATCAACAGTAACGCCTTTATGGCGCTGACCCGGGCGGGCGGCCTGATTTTTCTCAATGGCCTGATGCTGGCGCTGCCGTTAATCACTTTGTTACTGACGCTTAACATTGCGCTGGGTCTGTTAAACCGCATGGCACCCCAGCTATCGGTATTTGTTATCGGTTTCCCGGTTACCCTGTCTATCGGCATGCTCATTTTCATGGTAATGATGCCGCTTATCGCCCCCTTTACCGAGCATTTATTCGGCGAGATTTTTGATCTGCTCGCGGATATAGTCAGTGAAATCCCCGCAAATTAA
- the rcsA gene encoding transcriptional regulator RcsA: protein MSTIIMDLCSYTRLGLVGYLASRGVRKRHIADVETVEQLAQACQSQAPSVVFINEDCFIHDPESSQRIKQIINQHPGTLFLVFMAIANIHFDEYLLVRENLLISSKSIKPESLDDILSEYLAKNAQCIGHINLPTLSLSRTESSMLKMWMSGQGTIQISDQMNIKAKTVSSHKGNIKRKIKTHNKQVIYHVVRLTDNVTNGIFVNLR, encoded by the coding sequence ATGTCAACGATTATTATGGACTTATGCAGCTATACCCGGCTGGGGCTTGTCGGCTACTTAGCCAGCCGCGGGGTTAGAAAACGGCATATTGCAGATGTAGAAACGGTAGAACAGCTGGCACAGGCATGCCAGTCGCAGGCACCCAGCGTGGTGTTTATTAACGAAGACTGTTTTATTCATGACCCGGAAAGCAGTCAGCGAATTAAGCAGATCATTAATCAACATCCAGGGACGCTATTTTTAGTCTTTATGGCGATTGCTAATATTCACTTTGATGAATATCTTCTGGTCAGAGAAAATCTGCTGATCAGCTCGAAATCCATCAAGCCGGAATCTTTAGACGATATTTTATCGGAATACTTAGCAAAAAATGCACAATGTATTGGACATATTAATTTGCCGACACTTTCTCTTAGTCGCACAGAGTCCAGCATGCTTAAAATGTGGATGTCAGGACAGGGAACGATTCAAATCTCCGATCAAATGAACATCAAGGCAAAAACTGTTTCGTCGCATAAAGGAAATATAAAACGCAAAATCAAGACCCATAACAAGCAGGTGATATATCATGTAGTTCGTCTCACCGACAACGTCACCAACGGTATTTTTGTTAACCTCCGGTAG
- the lpxO gene encoding lipid A hydroxylase LpxO, whose translation MVAVIILGIFIISVFYAHSRGVEKQKFSRQLFDHSTFMAPVNMFMTRFSRLPPEQPYFPTSDFPELQKLTDNWEVIREEALRLQGHIKAAESHNDAGFNTFFKRGWKRFYLKWYSDAHPSAHELCPITTKLVSEIPSVKAAMFAELPAGSYLGKHRDPYAGSVRYHLGLATPNDDRCFIEVDRQRHSWRDGEAVIFDETYVHWAENKSEQTRIILFCDIERPMKWRWAQAINHWVGTTLMSAASSPNSDSDRTGGLNRIFKYVHALRDKGQNLKKRNRKVYYAMKYSVITLIFAAVIVPSVV comes from the coding sequence ATGGTAGCCGTTATTATTCTTGGCATTTTTATTATCAGCGTCTTCTACGCCCACTCCCGCGGCGTCGAAAAACAGAAGTTTTCGCGTCAGCTTTTTGACCACTCGACCTTTATGGCTCCGGTCAATATGTTCATGACGCGTTTCTCGCGTCTACCGCCTGAACAGCCCTATTTCCCGACCAGCGACTTCCCGGAACTGCAAAAGCTGACGGACAACTGGGAAGTCATTCGTGAAGAAGCGCTGCGCCTGCAGGGCCACATCAAAGCGGCAGAAAGCCACAACGATGCCGGATTTAATACGTTCTTCAAGCGGGGCTGGAAGCGTTTTTATCTGAAGTGGTACAGCGACGCGCACCCGTCCGCGCATGAGCTTTGCCCAATCACCACTAAGCTGGTCAGCGAAATTCCGTCCGTTAAGGCGGCGATGTTCGCCGAACTCCCCGCAGGATCATACCTGGGCAAGCACCGTGACCCGTATGCCGGATCTGTGCGTTACCATCTTGGCCTTGCCACGCCCAACGACGATCGCTGTTTTATTGAAGTCGACCGGCAACGCCACAGCTGGCGCGATGGTGAGGCCGTGATTTTTGACGAAACGTATGTGCACTGGGCAGAAAACAAAAGCGAACAGACCCGTATCATTCTGTTCTGCGATATTGAGCGACCGATGAAGTGGCGCTGGGCGCAGGCCATTAATCACTGGGTAGGCACCACGCTGATGTCCGCCGCCAGTTCGCCAAACAGCGACAGCGACCGTACCGGCGGGCTGAATCGCATCTTCAAGTATGTTCACGCGCTTCGTGACAAAGGGCAAAACCTGAAGAAACGAAACCGGAAGGTGTATTACGCGATGAAATATTCGGTGATTACGCTGATTTTTGCGGCGGTGATTGTGCCAAGCGTGGTGTAG
- the dsrB gene encoding protein DsrB, which translates to MKINDRVTVKTDGGPRRSGVVLAVEPFNEGTMYLVSLEDYPLGIWFFNESGHPDGIFVESEE; encoded by the coding sequence ATGAAAATCAATGATCGGGTGACCGTGAAGACCGATGGCGGCCCGCGACGTTCGGGCGTAGTCCTGGCGGTGGAGCCGTTTAACGAAGGTACAATGTATCTTGTGTCGCTGGAGGATTATCCGCTGGGGATTTGGTTCTTTAATGAGTCAGGCCATCCGGACGGGATTTTTGTGGAGAGTGAGGAGTAG
- the yodD gene encoding YodD family peroxide/acid resistance protein, translating into MKTVKISGSAAHQTTDVDVDALLAAINEISESDIRHASSEEHPQRVSVDGRDWHSYKELADAFELDIRDFSVNEINR; encoded by the coding sequence ATGAAGACCGTGAAAATCAGCGGCAGCGCGGCGCATCAGACAACGGATGTGGATGTTGACGCACTGCTTGCCGCCATCAACGAAATTAGCGAAAGCGATATCCGACACGCCAGCAGCGAGGAACACCCGCAGCGAGTGAGCGTGGATGGGCGAGACTGGCATAGCTATAAGGAACTGGCGGATGCCTTTGAACTGGATATTCGGGATTTTAGCGTGAATGAAATTAACCGCTAA